Genomic segment of Eupeodes corollae chromosome 2, idEupCoro1.1, whole genome shotgun sequence:
CGAAATCGTGAAGACGCGCTATGAAGAACAAAAGTCAATATTCTCAATCAACTTATTCTCGCAGAAAAAGACACGCCGCAAATTGAACCCGTTTGTTCAAGAATGCATCGGTATCGATACCATTCAACCGTATCGGATGCGACTGCATTTGATTCGGgtggacttttggaagatcATTCAAATAGTTGTTGGGCTTTTCATATTCAGTTTTGCAGCAAAATTGAGTGAAAATTCAGTTTTCTATTATATTACGGGAGTATTGATTGGCATTTGTACTTCGTTTATGTTGCTCATCTATTTGGCGGGAAAACTAATTCCTAAGCGGCCTATGATGTATGGAGTTATGATTGGTGGTTGGACAATTGGAATTTACGTTATTCAGAGGTTGTGGGAAAATGTTCAGTTGATCTTGGTCACCTATCAGACTTATGTGTTCTGGTACATACTCATTACGGGAGccataagttttgtattttgctATCGCCTTGGACCACCAAAAAACAAACGCAGCAAAAACCTCATCAAGTGGGGTCTGCAGTTGATGGCTCTCATCCTTATATACTTTTCTAGTCAGTTTGAAGAAGCGTCAGCGGCTCTCATTATCATAACTTTTGTGACGCACTACTTTCCTAGAAGTTGGGTGCGTAGAATTCGTATCGCCTATCTGCATCGTTTCCCCCCAAAAGTGCGCCTTCTTACCAGCGAAGAATATTACGAACAAGGTGTTAAGGAGACAACAAAAGCCCTTGACGAGTTGCGAACATTTTGCAGCAGCCCTGAATGTAAACAGTGGCGAATTATGAAAAAACTAAAGGATCCTCTTCGATTTGCCGAATTCGTCGAAGGTGAATCGCACATTCGTGACGAAGAGATTCTTCAGTACGAGAGCTCGCGGCAGGATATCACTGACTCTGAGTTGagtgaagaagaagaggaaacctATCGCCCTGCTATTAGAAGATCTGTGACTCGGAGGGAGGAGATCAGTGAAGACGACGGAGACCCCGGATATCGTTCAACATCAACATTAAGCAATTCAATTTCATCGTATCGAAATTCTATCAATGGTCGTCGTCCAATGACCGTCACCTCAAAAAACTACAGATCTCCGCAAATAAGCACTACTCGAGGTGATCTAAGTGAAGAAGACTAAAAAAACTACTAATATTCTAGGTTTGTGTATTcgtgttaacttttttttggtaCATTAGTATTTTTTCTCATCATGTAGATAGATTTTTGTTCGCCATgttcatcaataaaaataaaactaagtttaacaattttttatatttctaaaaagcaaacacctaaacatttttttttcacaacagcTGTATTAACATTCTTAAAACATCATCACAAGAATAACAAGTTTTCAACTAGTtaatatggtttttaaaattttacactaCATATGATTTTCGTTATATCTTTGGACGTTGAGTTTGTAAAAGAACGATTTTCCATATTCAAAAGATGATATCATCACTGCACACGCGGGTGCAACTTTTGCCAATCGTGGTAATAGACCAGCAAATAAACCTCGAAAACCATGTAGCCGATATACTTCTTTGAGTCTTTCTGAAGTCGTTTTTATGGGAATGTTCGGCCGTGGCTTGTCTAtaggaagaataaaaaaataaaactttagaatataaaataacttACAAGACttgttaatataaattataaaataattttaactatttgtttattataagaaaagaaagataaatgatttttcaaataaagattgagttaaaaaaaaacttgcctGTATAGATTACTTGTTCGCCAAACTCTATTTGCTGATAAgtttttatcaaatcaaaaggTGTTGTTATTGTAGCGGCAacctaaaaattaaaacgaaaatatttgtattcaataattaaatattcGACAAAATTTGgagttataaaaattcaaataagtaCAGCTATAAAATTAAGgctaaatttgataaaattcagTATTAAGGTGTGgtgaattttcaataaaagttttctaaaaatatgtataaaattcgGTTGGGAAAGTttgaattaactttaaattcgaGGCTTTACCTTACTACCAGAAGTTCAACGGTTTTGTTTGACAACAGTTACATTAAGGCAATTACTTTGATGCCTCCACTCCCaaacctttaaaaatgtatctgaattaacaaaagattattgaataaaaaatagtCTGCATTCCTTTCTTAGCGTCTAGTTACTTATAAATGTTcgcttgttctttttttaaattatttcttagacttaggttaacgtggctgtggattaaaatccacacacttaggccaagagaaaggcccattgtgataccacatgaatctagagaattacttcttactagtcgaaccattttgagctttttataaagcgaagaagacatttgatatcctttttcgctagttcgctgggattatcaaaagagtagccccccagatgaagtttgcgtctgagtgaaagagcagggcaagtgcagaggagatgagagattgtttcctcttctccTTCGTATTAGTGTAGTATTAGACTTAAGGGTTGAAAATAGATTGTTTACTTTACGAATCTTTAGAAATCCTTATCGAAACaagttctataaataaaatatctactaaaaaaattattcggACATTGGCATTTAAAGAAAACGTTTTCCGTAGTGAGCTTATTGATAATGAGATAACAAATATAAGTTggaataatttaaatgatacAGCTAAATCTTTCAGTATGAAATTAAAACATAGTTt
This window contains:
- the LOC129946347 gene encoding nuclear envelope integral membrane protein, which codes for MYIKFEAMSPFYVLIVLLSISQCVLSQKSPKVIYLEAGDVVSFEPENPRRGYFQSDLRIYCHRGNAKTIGRAFETIQLQLDIEDDDFTEYEGETPEIVKTRYEEQKSIFSINLFSQKKTRRKLNPFVQECIGIDTIQPYRMRLHLIRVDFWKIIQIVVGLFIFSFAAKLSENSVFYYITGVLIGICTSFMLLIYLAGKLIPKRPMMYGVMIGGWTIGIYVIQRLWENVQLILVTYQTYVFWYILITGAISFVFCYRLGPPKNKRSKNLIKWGLQLMALILIYFSSQFEEASAALIIITFVTHYFPRSWVRRIRIAYLHRFPPKVRLLTSEEYYEQGVKETTKALDELRTFCSSPECKQWRIMKKLKDPLRFAEFVEGESHIRDEEILQYESSRQDITDSELSEEEEETYRPAIRRSVTRREEISEDDGDPGYRSTSTLSNSISSYRNSINGRRPMTVTSKNYRSPQISTTRGDLSEED